A window of the Streptomyces luomodiensis genome harbors these coding sequences:
- a CDS encoding SIS domain-containing protein, protein MSHTEAEIASQPDCWRRAIALAREPEGPVREALPRPGERVAVVGCGTSWFIAQSYAALREAAGQGETDAFAASEMPSGRAYDRVLALSRSGTTTEVLELLGAVRGRVPTTVITAVPGSPVVGAADAAVVMDFADERSVVQTRWATSELALLRAHLGAELEHLAADGEAALAEPLPQALVDAGQFTFLGRGWTYGVAQEAALKMREAAGAWTEAYPAKEYRHGPISVTGPHSVVWWLGEGASDVTDEEITRTGGRVAGHGRDPLAELVVVQRLAVAIAAARGLDPDEPRHLTRSVILG, encoded by the coding sequence ATGAGCCACACCGAGGCCGAGATCGCGAGCCAGCCCGACTGCTGGCGGCGCGCCATCGCCCTGGCCCGGGAGCCGGAGGGGCCCGTACGGGAGGCGCTGCCCCGGCCGGGTGAGCGGGTCGCCGTCGTCGGCTGCGGCACCTCGTGGTTCATCGCCCAGTCGTACGCGGCGCTGCGCGAGGCGGCGGGCCAGGGCGAGACGGACGCGTTCGCCGCGTCGGAGATGCCCTCCGGCCGCGCCTACGACCGGGTGCTGGCGCTGTCCCGGTCCGGCACCACGACCGAGGTGCTGGAGCTGCTGGGCGCGGTGCGCGGCCGGGTGCCCACCACCGTCATCACGGCGGTCCCCGGCTCCCCGGTCGTGGGCGCCGCGGACGCCGCGGTCGTGATGGACTTCGCCGACGAGCGGTCGGTGGTGCAGACCCGCTGGGCCACCAGCGAACTCGCCCTGCTCCGCGCCCACCTGGGCGCGGAGCTGGAGCATCTCGCGGCGGACGGCGAGGCGGCGCTCGCCGAGCCACTCCCCCAGGCGCTCGTGGACGCCGGGCAGTTCACCTTCCTCGGCCGGGGCTGGACCTACGGGGTCGCCCAGGAGGCCGCGCTCAAGATGCGCGAGGCGGCGGGGGCGTGGACCGAGGCGTACCCGGCCAAGGAGTACCGGCACGGCCCGATCAGCGTGACCGGCCCGCACAGCGTGGTGTGGTGGCTCGGCGAGGGCGCCTCCGATGTGACGGACGAGGAGATCACCCGGACCGGTGGCCGGGTCGCCGGACACGGCCGCGATCCGCTGGCCGAACTGGTGGTGGTGCAGCGGCTCGCGGTCGCGATCGCGGCGGCCCGCGGGCTCGACCCCGACGAGCCGCGCCATCTCACCCGCTCGGTGATCCTCGGCTGA
- a CDS encoding sigma-70 family RNA polymerase sigma factor encodes MGDVVAVDGAAGVELRLEPYRTQLTGYCYRMLGSAFEAEDAVQETMVRAWRGLDRFEGRSALRSWLYRIATNVCLDMLGAGKRRARPMDLTSAATPFPAALVEQPEATWIGPVPDGQVLPDGGDPAEVAAQRDAVRLAFIAALQHLAPRQRAVLILREVLAWKASEVAELLGTTVASVNSALQRARATLAASGISDSDPAEPLDEAQRALLARYVDAFERYDLDSLTALLHEDATLSMPPYELWLRGHEHIRQWLVGHGIGCRGSRLVPTVANGMPAFGQYRPGGAGGGHEPWALQVLEISGGRITGLNSFLETERLFPLFGLPARLEPQGVA; translated from the coding sequence ATGGGTGATGTGGTGGCGGTGGACGGCGCGGCCGGTGTCGAGCTCCGGCTGGAGCCGTACCGCACGCAGCTGACCGGTTACTGCTATCGGATGCTGGGCTCGGCCTTCGAGGCCGAGGACGCGGTGCAGGAGACGATGGTGCGCGCCTGGCGGGGCCTGGACCGCTTCGAGGGCCGGTCCGCGCTGCGATCATGGCTCTACCGCATCGCCACCAATGTCTGTCTGGACATGCTGGGCGCCGGTAAGCGGCGGGCCCGCCCCATGGATCTGACCTCCGCGGCCACCCCCTTCCCGGCCGCCCTCGTCGAGCAGCCGGAGGCCACCTGGATCGGGCCGGTCCCCGACGGCCAGGTGCTGCCGGACGGCGGAGACCCCGCCGAGGTGGCCGCCCAGCGGGACGCGGTGCGGCTCGCGTTCATCGCCGCGCTCCAGCATCTGGCACCCCGCCAGCGGGCGGTGCTGATCCTGCGCGAGGTGCTGGCCTGGAAGGCGAGCGAGGTCGCCGAGCTGCTGGGCACCACCGTCGCGTCCGTCAACAGCGCGCTCCAGCGGGCGCGGGCCACCCTCGCCGCGAGCGGGATCAGCGACTCCGACCCGGCCGAGCCGCTGGACGAGGCGCAGCGCGCGCTGCTGGCCCGCTATGTGGACGCCTTCGAGCGCTATGACCTGGACTCCCTCACCGCCCTGCTGCACGAGGACGCCACCCTCTCCATGCCACCGTACGAGCTGTGGCTGCGCGGCCATGAGCACATCCGCCAATGGCTGGTGGGCCATGGCATCGGCTGCCGGGGCTCGCGCCTGGTCCCGACCGTGGCCAACGGCATGCCCGCCTTCGGCCAGTACCGTCCGGGCGGCGCCGGTGGCGGCCATGAGCCCTGGGCGCTCCAGGTCCTGGAGATATCAGGCGGCCGGATCACCGGGCTCAACTCCTTCCTGGAGACCGAGCGCCTCTTCCCGCTGTTCGGTCTGCCCGCCCGGCTCGAGCCCCAGGGCGTGGCCTGA
- a CDS encoding DUF6296 family protein, which produces MRSRERYELVFVDTTTPDPEAADVVMVHRTDSSGPGGHPVYADDTGIVRAEISDRAEVRMIASGGHQVHAAMVTARPVT; this is translated from the coding sequence ATGCGGAGCCGAGAGAGGTATGAGCTGGTCTTCGTGGATACGACCACCCCGGACCCGGAGGCCGCGGACGTCGTCATGGTGCACCGCACGGACAGCAGCGGTCCGGGCGGTCACCCGGTGTACGCGGACGACACCGGCATCGTGCGGGCGGAGATCAGCGACCGGGCCGAGGTGCGGATGATCGCCAGCGGCGGGCACCAGGTGCACGCGGCCATGGTCACCGCCCGCCCGGTGACCTGA
- a CDS encoding DeoR/GlpR family DNA-binding transcription regulator — MKRPERWNALLDLLARDGSIDVEEAAAELAVSAATIRRDLDELAQQQMLSRTRGGAVAHNLSYDLPLRYKTARRASEKQRIAAAAARMAEPGSIVGLNGGTTTTEVARALSTRGDLSAPGGGPAVTVVTNALNIASELAVRPQVKIVLTGGVARPQSFELMGPLANGVLDQVSLDLAILGVDALDTAQGATAHHEGEASINHLMAARAARVVVVADSSKLGRRAFARICALEEIDVLVTDTGAGEELVAPYTEAGVRVIRA, encoded by the coding sequence GTGAAACGGCCCGAGCGCTGGAACGCCCTGCTGGATCTGCTGGCCAGGGACGGCAGTATCGATGTCGAGGAGGCGGCCGCCGAGCTGGCGGTGTCCGCCGCGACCATCCGGCGTGACCTGGATGAACTCGCCCAGCAGCAGATGCTCAGCCGTACCCGTGGCGGTGCGGTGGCGCACAACCTCTCGTACGACCTTCCGCTGCGCTACAAGACCGCCCGGCGCGCCTCGGAGAAGCAGCGGATCGCCGCCGCGGCGGCCCGTATGGCCGAGCCCGGTTCGATCGTGGGCCTCAACGGCGGGACGACCACCACCGAGGTCGCCCGAGCCCTCTCCACCCGCGGCGATCTGTCCGCGCCCGGTGGCGGCCCGGCCGTCACGGTCGTCACCAACGCCCTGAACATCGCCAGCGAACTGGCGGTGCGCCCCCAGGTCAAGATCGTGCTCACCGGCGGGGTCGCCCGTCCGCAGTCCTTCGAGCTGATGGGGCCGCTGGCCAACGGGGTGCTGGACCAGGTCTCGCTGGATCTGGCGATCCTCGGCGTGGACGCGCTGGACACCGCCCAGGGCGCGACCGCCCACCATGAGGGCGAGGCCAGCATCAACCACCTCATGGCCGCGCGGGCCGCCCGGGTGGTGGTCGTGGCCGACAGCTCCAAGCTGGGCCGCCGGGCGTTCGCCCGGATCTGCGCGCTGGAGGAGATCGATGTTCTGGTCACGGACACCGGGGCCGGTGAGGAGCTGGTCGCCCCGTACACCGAGGCCGGTGTCCGCGTGATCAGGGCCTGA
- a CDS encoding S1 family peptidase, with protein MSHRRVNKRNLVLSGAALAALGAAAIALPHANASQDRTSSATAFSSPVAVKLARSLASDLGADGAGWYYDTTNRRLVMNVLNEDAAEDVRAKGAVAKVVRNSMADLKAAAKTLSSDASVPGTAWSIDPVTNTVQVTADRTVTGAKWAALTGTTDRMAGTVSVKRTEGEFRRFDGGGTARPGDHGGTGDQGAGGAGAAGAGDQGAGGAGAGGAGDAGGGGDAAGGLDGGDAIFGGGARCSLGFNVSVDGAPGFLTAGHCGNASRTWSADQAGAQQVGTVRDSRFPESDFALVMYDDATTQAVGTVDLGDGSTQEIGRAVEASVGLRVRRSGSTTGVTDGTVTGLDATVNYGNGDIVNGLIQTDVCAEPGDSGGAMFAGDAAVGLTSGGSGDCTQGGETFFQPVTAALEATGAVIGADGGAGGGDAAGGAGDAAGGAGAGDAGAGDTGSGSARGRD; from the coding sequence TTGAGCCATCGACGTGTGAACAAGCGGAACCTCGTCCTGTCCGGAGCCGCCCTCGCCGCGCTGGGGGCGGCGGCCATTGCGCTGCCCCACGCCAACGCGAGCCAGGACAGGACGTCGAGCGCCACGGCCTTCTCGTCCCCGGTCGCGGTGAAGCTCGCGCGGAGTCTCGCCTCGGACCTCGGTGCGGACGGCGCGGGCTGGTACTACGACACCACCAACCGCCGCCTGGTCATGAACGTGTTGAACGAGGACGCCGCCGAGGACGTCCGGGCCAAGGGCGCCGTGGCGAAGGTCGTGCGGAACAGCATGGCCGATCTGAAGGCCGCCGCCAAGACGCTGAGCAGCGACGCGTCGGTCCCCGGCACCGCCTGGTCGATCGACCCGGTGACCAACACGGTCCAGGTGACCGCCGACCGTACGGTGACCGGCGCGAAGTGGGCCGCGCTGACCGGGACCACGGACCGGATGGCGGGCACGGTGAGCGTCAAGCGCACCGAGGGCGAGTTCAGGAGGTTCGACGGCGGTGGGACGGCCCGGCCCGGCGACCACGGCGGCACGGGGGACCAGGGCGCGGGCGGTGCCGGTGCCGCAGGCGCGGGGGACCAGGGCGCGGGCGGTGCCGGTGCCGGAGGTGCGGGGGACGCCGGCGGGGGCGGGGACGCGGCCGGAGGGCTCGACGGCGGCGATGCCATCTTCGGCGGCGGCGCCCGCTGTTCGCTGGGCTTCAACGTCAGCGTGGACGGCGCACCGGGCTTCCTGACCGCCGGCCACTGTGGCAACGCGTCCCGGACCTGGAGCGCGGACCAGGCCGGGGCCCAGCAGGTGGGTACGGTGCGGGACTCCCGGTTCCCGGAGAGCGACTTCGCGCTGGTGATGTACGACGACGCCACCACCCAGGCGGTCGGCACGGTCGACCTGGGGGACGGCAGCACCCAGGAGATCGGGCGCGCCGTCGAGGCGAGCGTGGGTCTTCGGGTGCGGCGCTCAGGCTCCACGACCGGCGTCACCGACGGCACGGTCACCGGCCTCGACGCCACGGTGAACTACGGCAACGGCGATATCGTCAACGGCCTCATCCAGACCGATGTGTGCGCCGAGCCCGGCGACAGTGGCGGTGCGATGTTCGCCGGGGACGCGGCGGTCGGACTGACGTCCGGCGGCAGTGGCGACTGCACCCAGGGCGGCGAGACGTTCTTCCAGCCGGTGACCGCCGCGCTGGAGGCCACCGGTGCGGTCATCGGCGCCGATGGCGGCGCAGGTGGCGGGGACGCCGCCGGTGGTGCCGGTGACGCGGCGGGCGGTGCCGGAGCGGGCGACGCGGGTGCCGGGGACACCGGCAGCGGTTCGGCCCGGGGACGCGACTGA
- a CDS encoding class II fructose-bisphosphate aldolase → MPLVATGEIVGTAVRAGLGAGAFNVIQIEHAQAIVAGAEAAGAPVILQISENAVRYHGALAAIGRAAVEVARAARVPVAVHLDHATGPELVREAVGLGFGSVMFDASRLDYDGNVAATAEVVADCHAHGVWVEAELGEVGGKDGVHAPGARTDPAEAAAYVAATGVDALAVAVGTSHAMVVKAAVVDLALVAALRAAVPVPLVLHGSSGVPEADLTRAVEAGLTKVNIATHLNVAYTRAIRDHLAGHPDVVDPRRYVAAARDAVAREVTRLLRLVRATR, encoded by the coding sequence ATGCCGCTGGTGGCCACCGGAGAGATCGTCGGGACGGCCGTGCGGGCCGGGCTCGGCGCGGGTGCGTTCAATGTCATCCAGATCGAGCACGCCCAGGCGATCGTGGCCGGGGCGGAGGCGGCGGGCGCGCCGGTGATCCTCCAGATCAGCGAGAACGCGGTGCGGTATCACGGCGCCCTGGCCGCCATCGGGCGGGCGGCGGTGGAAGTGGCCCGCGCGGCCCGGGTGCCGGTGGCCGTGCACCTGGACCATGCCACCGGGCCCGAGCTGGTGCGGGAGGCGGTGGGCCTGGGCTTCGGCTCGGTGATGTTCGACGCCTCGCGCCTGGATTACGACGGCAATGTGGCGGCGACCGCCGAGGTGGTGGCCGACTGCCATGCCCACGGGGTGTGGGTGGAGGCCGAGTTGGGCGAGGTGGGCGGCAAGGACGGCGTCCACGCACCGGGCGCCAGGACCGATCCGGCCGAGGCCGCCGCCTATGTGGCGGCGACGGGCGTGGACGCGCTCGCGGTGGCGGTGGGCACCTCGCACGCCATGGTCGTCAAGGCGGCGGTGGTGGATCTGGCGCTGGTCGCGGCCCTGCGCGCGGCCGTGCCCGTACCACTGGTGCTGCACGGCTCCTCCGGGGTGCCCGAGGCCGATCTGACCCGGGCGGTGGAGGCGGGGCTGACGAAGGTGAACATCGCCACCCATCTGAACGTGGCCTACACCCGGGCGATCCGCGACCATCTCGCCGGCCACCCCGATGTGGTCGACCCCCGCCGGTATGTCGCGGCGGCGCGTGACGCGGTGGCGCGGGAGGTGACCCGGCTGCTGAGGCTGGTGCGGGCCACGCGCTGA
- a CDS encoding coagulation factor 5/8 type domain-containing protein, producing MTSSPTESSSRPEPTSATESSSPRRSAVGRRAVLGAAAAASAPALLGLSTPASAAPASAAPAAATSSRRSPRALPGGGDLGPNVIVFDPATPGIQAKLDEVFKKQESAQFDTGRYALLFKPGTYNGLNAQIGFYTSIAGLGLSPDDTTINGDVTVDAGWFDGNATQNFWRSAENLALVPVSGTNRWAVAQAAPFRRMHVRGGLNLAPDGYGWASGGYIADSRIDGQVGPYSQQQWYTRDSVVGGWQNAVWNMVFSGVEGAPAQSFPDPPYTTLDTTPVSREKPFLYLDGGDYRVFLPEKRTGARGVTWGNGTPRGTSLPLSQFYVAQPDVTAATLNEALAQGLHLLLTPGIYHLDQPIQVDRANTVVLGLGYATLVPDNGVTALKVADVDGVRLAGFLIDAGPVNSETLLEVGPEGASADHSANPTTVQDVFIRIGGAGPGKATTCMVINSRHTIVDHTWVWRADHGDGVGWETNRADYGVRVNGDDVLATGLFVEHFNKYDVQWYGQRGRTIFFQNEKAYDAPNQAAIQNGSIKGYAAYKVADSVTEHEGWGLGSYCYYNVDPSIVQHHGFAAPNAAGVKFHNLLVVSLGGNGQYERVINDTGSPTSGTSTVPSTVVSYP from the coding sequence ATGACGTCATCCCCCACAGAGTCCTCGTCCCGCCCGGAGCCAACCTCCGCCACGGAGTCCTCCTCTCCGCGCCGGTCCGCGGTCGGCCGCCGGGCCGTCCTCGGCGCCGCGGCGGCCGCATCGGCTCCCGCCCTGCTCGGCCTGTCCACCCCGGCGTCCGCGGCCCCGGCGTCCGCCGCCCCGGCCGCCGCCACGTCGTCGCGCAGAAGCCCGCGGGCCCTGCCGGGCGGCGGCGACCTGGGCCCGAACGTCATCGTCTTCGACCCCGCCACGCCCGGTATCCAGGCCAAGCTCGACGAGGTGTTCAAGAAGCAGGAGTCGGCGCAGTTCGACACGGGACGCTACGCCCTGCTGTTCAAGCCCGGCACCTACAACGGCCTCAACGCCCAGATCGGCTTCTACACCTCGATCGCCGGACTGGGACTGTCCCCCGACGACACCACCATCAACGGCGATGTCACGGTCGACGCCGGGTGGTTCGACGGCAACGCCACGCAGAACTTCTGGCGTTCGGCGGAGAACCTCGCGCTCGTCCCCGTCAGCGGCACCAACCGCTGGGCGGTGGCGCAGGCCGCGCCCTTCCGGCGGATGCATGTGCGCGGCGGGCTCAACCTCGCCCCCGACGGTTACGGCTGGGCCAGCGGCGGTTACATCGCCGACAGCCGCATCGACGGCCAGGTCGGACCGTACTCCCAGCAGCAGTGGTACACCCGCGACAGCGTCGTCGGCGGCTGGCAGAACGCCGTGTGGAACATGGTGTTCTCCGGTGTCGAGGGCGCGCCCGCGCAGAGTTTCCCCGACCCGCCGTACACCACGCTCGACACCACCCCGGTCTCCCGGGAGAAGCCCTTCCTGTACCTCGACGGCGGCGACTACCGGGTCTTCCTGCCCGAGAAGCGGACCGGCGCCCGCGGTGTCACCTGGGGCAACGGCACCCCCAGGGGCACCTCGCTGCCCCTGTCGCAGTTCTATGTGGCCCAGCCCGACGTCACCGCGGCCACCCTCAACGAGGCGCTCGCCCAGGGCCTCCATCTGCTGCTCACACCGGGCATCTACCACCTCGATCAGCCGATCCAGGTGGACCGGGCGAACACCGTCGTCCTCGGGCTCGGCTACGCCACGCTCGTCCCGGACAACGGCGTCACCGCGCTGAAGGTCGCGGACGTCGACGGGGTGCGGCTGGCCGGTTTCCTCATCGACGCCGGGCCGGTCAACTCCGAGACTCTGCTGGAAGTCGGCCCGGAAGGGGCCTCGGCCGACCACTCGGCCAACCCCACCACCGTCCAGGACGTGTTCATCCGCATCGGCGGCGCGGGCCCCGGCAAGGCCACCACCTGCATGGTGATCAACAGCCGGCACACCATCGTCGACCACACCTGGGTCTGGCGCGCCGACCACGGTGACGGTGTCGGCTGGGAAACCAACCGCGCCGACTACGGAGTCCGGGTCAACGGCGACGACGTCCTCGCCACCGGCCTGTTCGTGGAGCACTTCAACAAGTACGACGTGCAGTGGTACGGACAGCGGGGCCGGACCATCTTCTTCCAGAACGAGAAGGCGTACGACGCCCCGAACCAGGCGGCCATCCAGAACGGCTCCATCAAGGGCTACGCGGCCTACAAGGTGGCCGACTCGGTGACCGAGCACGAAGGATGGGGGCTCGGCAGCTACTGCTACTACAACGTCGACCCGAGCATCGTGCAGCACCACGGCTTCGCCGCGCCGAACGCGGCGGGGGTGAAGTTCCACAACCTGCTGGTGGTCTCGCTCGGCGGCAACGGCCAGTACGAACGCGTCATCAATGACACCGGCTCTCCCACCTCGGGCACCTCCACCGTGCCGTCCACCGTGGTCTCCTATCCCTGA
- a CDS encoding STAS domain-containing protein produces the protein MAAPEPENPPTPYPPAPYPAVLVLDRPVTRAEVERLCERLRALVRHRPGPGPVTVDVGGVRRPDLTVVEALARLRLTAHRLGCGIRLRGAGGELRRLLAWTGLDEALTAPAASGHALGLEPGGQTEQREEALGLQEGVEPGDPAA, from the coding sequence TTGGCCGCACCCGAGCCCGAGAACCCGCCCACGCCGTACCCGCCCGCGCCGTACCCGGCCGTGCTGGTCCTGGACCGGCCGGTCACCCGCGCCGAGGTGGAGCGGCTGTGCGAACGGCTGCGCGCCCTGGTGCGCCACCGGCCCGGCCCAGGGCCGGTCACCGTGGACGTGGGCGGGGTGCGCCGGCCGGACCTGACGGTGGTCGAGGCCCTGGCCCGGCTGCGGCTGACCGCCCATCGGCTGGGGTGCGGCATCCGGCTTCGCGGCGCAGGCGGCGAACTGCGGCGGCTGCTCGCCTGGACCGGGCTGGACGAGGCCCTGACGGCTCCCGCGGCGTCAGGCCACGCCCTGGGGCTCGAGCCGGGCGGGCAGACCGAACAGCGGGAAGAGGCGCTCGGTCTCCAGGAAGGAGTTGAGCCCGGTGATCCGGCCGCCTGA
- the aroQ gene encoding type II 3-dehydroquinate dehydratase, with the protein MATTSVRDRSTILVLNGPNLNLLGRRQPEIYGTDTLADVEKLVAETAAPHGLTTDCRQSNHEGQLIDWIHEAREHHAAVIINPAGYSHTSVALRDALATCDGLPIVEVHISNIHQRETFRHHSYVSALADGVIAGCGVQGYAFAVERVAALLAAARQA; encoded by the coding sequence ATGGCCACCACATCCGTGCGCGACCGTTCCACGATCCTGGTCCTCAACGGACCCAATCTGAACCTCCTGGGCCGTCGGCAACCCGAGATCTACGGCACCGACACCCTGGCCGACGTCGAGAAGCTGGTCGCCGAGACGGCCGCCCCGCACGGTCTGACGACCGACTGCCGGCAGAGCAACCACGAGGGCCAGCTGATCGACTGGATCCACGAGGCCCGTGAGCACCACGCGGCCGTCATCATCAACCCCGCGGGCTACTCCCACACCTCCGTCGCCCTGCGCGACGCCCTGGCGACCTGCGACGGTCTGCCGATCGTGGAGGTGCACATCTCCAACATCCACCAGCGGGAGACGTTCCGGCACCACTCCTATGTCTCCGCGCTGGCCGACGGGGTGATCGCCGGATGCGGTGTGCAGGGCTACGCCTTCGCCGTCGAGCGGGTGGCCGCCCTGCTCGCGGCCGCCAGGCAGGCGTAG
- a CDS encoding KR domain-containing protein yields the protein MLLDVTGAGGVVGSALSRHAGTAYGVLAGSAAVGVAAVNGLLSRIPADLPLRGVIHAAGATRDGMFRGLTPKALEAVLPTKLDAVSHLDGPVLRTSCAPGAER from the coding sequence TTGCTCCTCGATGTCACGGGCGCCGGCGGGGTGGTGGGCTCGGCCCTGTCACGGCACGCGGGCACGGCCTACGGCGTGCTGGCGGGCAGTGCGGCCGTCGGCGTCGCCGCCGTCAACGGACTGCTCTCCCGGATACCGGCGGACCTTCCGCTGCGGGGCGTCATCCACGCGGCCGGCGCGACACGTGACGGCATGTTCCGCGGACTCACCCCCAAGGCACTGGAGGCGGTGCTGCCGACCAAGCTGGACGCCGTGTCCCACCTCGACGGGCCTGTCCTTCGAACCTCTTGCGCTCCCGGAGCCGAGCGATAG